A genomic stretch from Oreochromis niloticus isolate F11D_XX linkage group LG11, O_niloticus_UMD_NMBU, whole genome shotgun sequence includes:
- the tp53inp1 gene encoding tumor protein p53-inducible nuclear protein 1, whose amino-acid sequence MFQRFASALFGDDVEEVSRGGRPGDGKVEETEEEDEDWILVNYLTEAGSSQCNDGHSGSTVTQDEDEEVEAEEDEEDDELVMIPSPMGIPPVRYASCTSLNSTADTDPDGGPDEDEEDEESGFLRVDTRSLQESWFLTPPPCFTGRSTFPIVLEPSPLENLLIEHPSMSVYTHHSIPRLNLDPLPPSSHEPELNFSSDEMTASLTASSGKEKARRTPDGSRHRPEVAVSQRRSSLHSSCYAAALSAQAGLVQQRPGNPTQRTQPMSRKALRRLNLLRPPKANTMHLHQPSQRHLNF is encoded by the exons ATGTTCCAGAGGTTCGCCAGTGCTCTCTTTGGGGACGATGTGGAGGAGGTGAGTCGAGGCGGCAGACCTGGGGACGGCAAAGtggaggagacagaggaggaggatgaagactGGATCCTGGTCAACTACCTGA CTGAAGCCGGCTCCAGCCAGTGTAACGATGGCCACTCAGGATCCACCGTCACCCAAGATGAAGACGAGGAGGTGGAGGCagaggaggatgaagaagatgatgagcTGGTGATGATCCCCTCGCCCATGGGCATCCCACCCGTCCGTTACGCCTCCTGCACCTCCCTCAACTCGACAGCTGACACCGACCCGGACGGCGGTCCAGATGAAgatgaggaagatgaggagAGTGGGTTTCTGCGTGTGGACACCCGTTCTCTGCAGGAGAGCTGGTTTCTTACCCCCCCACCCTGCTTCACCGGGCGTAGCACCTTTCCCATCGTCCTGGAGCCCAGCCCTCTGGAGAACCTGCTAATCGAACACCCCAGCATGTCCGTCTACACCCACCACAGCATCCCACGACTGAACCTTGACCCCCTGCCACCAAGCTCACATGAGCCGGAATTGAACTTTTCGTCCGATGAGATGACTGCGAGCCTGACAGCCTCAAGTGGAAAGGAGAAGGCCAGAAGAACGCCAGATGGCTCTCGTCACAG GCCAGAGGTGGCAGTTTCACAGCGGCGCTCCAGTCTTCACTCCTCCTGCTACGCCGCGGCGCTCTCTGCTCAGGCCGGCCTTGTGCAACAAAGGCCGGGAAACCCCACCCAACGCACCCAGCCCATGTCCCGCAAGGCCCTGCGACGCCTCAACCTGCTCCGCCCCCCAAAGGCCAACACCATGCACCTGCACCAGCCCAGCCAGAGGCATCTCAACTTCTGA